Proteins found in one Subtercola endophyticus genomic segment:
- a CDS encoding RidA family protein, whose product MSDPKTPEQRVLELGLSIPDYANPVYGGRYGMVKGFHRVGDLVLLSGVTPEDREGNRLNPGRFGVDLSIEQGYAAARLSAINALGLMRLALGSLDEVKAIGRNLCFLRTNDDFEDLHLVSDGASELFIDVFGRAAGVAGRASIGVASLSRGNCFELWVELEAHPHSHPHPAT is encoded by the coding sequence TTGTCTGACCCGAAAACCCCCGAGCAACGCGTGCTCGAGCTGGGACTCTCGATTCCCGACTACGCCAACCCGGTCTACGGCGGCCGCTACGGCATGGTCAAGGGCTTTCACCGTGTCGGCGATCTTGTTCTGCTGAGCGGCGTCACGCCCGAAGACCGCGAGGGCAACCGCCTGAACCCGGGCCGCTTCGGTGTCGACCTGAGCATCGAGCAAGGCTACGCCGCCGCTCGCCTCTCGGCGATCAACGCCCTCGGCTTGATGCGCCTCGCGCTGGGCTCGCTCGACGAGGTCAAGGCGATCGGGCGCAACCTGTGCTTTCTGCGCACGAACGACGACTTCGAAGACCTGCACCTCGTCTCTGACGGGGCCAGCGAACTCTTCATCGACGTGTTCGGCAGAGCTGCGGGAGTCGCCGGCCGGGCATCCATCGGCGTCGCGAGCCTCTCGCGCGGCAACTGCTTCGAGCTCTGGGTCGAACTCGAAGCCCACCCGCACTCGCACCCGCACCCGGCCACCTGA